The following proteins come from a genomic window of Malus sylvestris chromosome 4, drMalSylv7.2, whole genome shotgun sequence:
- the LOC126620147 gene encoding ras-related protein RABA5e has protein sequence MSSSDEEGSGEEYLFKIVIIGDSAVGKSNLLSRYARNEFNAHSKATIGVEFQTQSMEIDGKEVKAQIWDTAGQERFRAVTSAYYRGAVGALIVYDITRKTTFESVGRWLDELKTHSDTTLAMMLVGNKCDLEDIRAVSVEDGRSLAEAEGLFFMETSALDSTNVIKAFELVIQEIYNNVSRKVLNSDTYKAELSVNRVSLVNNGADGSKKTQGYFSCCSG, from the exons ATGTCGTCTTCAGACGAGGAGGGGTCAGGGGAGGAGTACCTCTTCAAGATCGTCATAATCGGCGACTCGGCGGTGGGGAAATCCAACTTGCTCTCCCGCTACGCGCGGAACGAGTTCAATGCCCACTCCAAGGCGACGATAGGCGTGGAGTTTCAGACCCAGAGCATGGAAATCGACGGCAAAGAGGTCAAAGCTCAGATTTGGGACACCGCCGGACAGGAACGCTTCAGGGCCGTCACCTCTGCTTACTACCGTGGCGCCGTCGGAGCTCTCATTGTCTATGATATCACCCGCAAGACCACTTTCGAGAGTGTTGGCCGCTGGCTCGATGAGCTCAAGA CTCATTCCGATACAACTCTGGCAATGATGCTAGTGGGGAACAAATGTGATTTAGAGGATATCAGGGCTGTGAGTGTTGAGGATGGTAGAAGCCTTGCTGAAGCAGAGGGGTTATTCTTCATGGAGACATCTGCCCTGGACTCAACAAATGTTATAAAGGCTTTTGAGCTTGTGATTCAAGAAATATATAACAATGTCAGCCGGAAGGTCTTGAACTCTGATACGTACAAAGCAGAGTTATCTGTGAACAGGGTCAGCCTCGTTAATAATGGAGCAGACGGATCAAAGAAAACCCAGGGCTATTTTTCTTGCTGTTCCGGTTGA